Sequence from the Cucumis sativus cultivar 9930 chromosome 1, Cucumber_9930_V3, whole genome shotgun sequence genome:
CTTGCCACAGGTACAAGAGCTCGTATAAATAGGGAGATGAGAATTGAAATGGAGTTTATACTCTGAGTATACTTACattaatctttaaaatatgGACCTTTTTCTACTTGTTTCTCTTGTTCAATCACATCATCAAAGCTTGTTTTTGATTTGCACATGATATAGAATCTCCCCTTTTTCTTGTCAGATTtaatcttctcttttttatggatagtgatttgaatttaatagaGAAAAAGTACTGGGATTGAATTTGCTACAGTTTGTTCTATGACGGCAAAAAGCAGCAAAATATGGAATAAAGATCGAAGTCTTTGGCTGAAGTTAATTAACTGATGtttgaaatactaaaaaaGATGAATGTGTAGCTGGACACTTGAACGTTCAAACTGCAATTTTGATAATATCATATTGATGAACGTAggttttttggttaaattacaTTACAAATTCATTACCTAATAGCTAAACATCCCCCCGGTGTGAAAACAAGGGATGCCATTGGATATCTAACCCGGCTGGCAACGCTTTTCACCTTATCAAGTGGCCAAAGGAACACAACAGAAATCCAGTCATACTGCCACAACACATCTCATATGTTACTGTCATTTGCATATTAGCAATGGGAGCAAGCTACTTAGCCTCTTGGATCTCTTTTAAACACATAATTTATCTTATAGTTCACCCATTGCTACAATAACCACAACCaccaattaaatataaaacccCCAACAGCCAAAAACCAATTAATTCTCTACcatcataaagaaaaagagagaaaaaggaaagatgtCATCAATATAAGTGCATTAGTAAAAGCCACTACAGACTCCATAAACAAACTCCTATCaaaagtattatattttagagactacaactttttccttttttaattgCTAACCGTGATGAGGGCAAAAAGTGACCAAATAATTTCCACCAGTGCAAGTTGCAATGCTAGTGGGATCATCATAAGCATAAGAGTAAGCCTTGGGACAAGCAGTCTTGAAGATCTTTGAATAAGCAGTTGGCTTGCAAGATTGTGGATTCCCAAATCTACCAGTGCAGCAATACCTTGGAGAATTGAAAGCAAAGCAAGCACTTTTGCAAGCCACAACTCTTCTATTATCATGAGATCTAACTTGTAAGCCCACAGGACACATCATGTTAAGGTCACTCACACAGCCAGCATAACTACATTTCCCTGAGCCTTTAGATGGGGTAATGGAAATAGCCAAATTGTAGCCATCAACAAGGCTCACATCATAGAAATCTTGGTCATTTCCAAGTGTTATCTCAGCAAGAGTGGCTGGTGGAGTACCTCCAATGCCATTGCAAAAGAGGGAACCTCCACAATCTCCTGTAGCACACTTTCCTCTTCCAGATGCATCAAAAGCACAGCCATGGCGGCCCCAGAAACGACCAGACCAAAGGGCTGGAAGTTGAAGATTGTAGGACTTGTTGGGTGGGAGCTTGAAGCCTCCACGAGCCAACAAGGGCTTACCAGCGCTAGGCTGAATGCCAGGCCAAACTGGATGAGAGCATTTGTTGTAGAATGTTATAGTAGTGGCAGAGACCAAAACTGCGGCAAagcaaagaagagaaaaagccATGGATTTGAGTTACATTGTTTTCAATCCTACAACATTAAAAAACAGAACCCCAAGATTTCATGAGTTTGAGATAGTTACCTGAAATGTGGGAAGTGAAGAGAGTGTAGAGCGTGAGAGCTACAACAGATCTTAGAGAAACTCTCGTCATGACCGATATTGTTCAAGAGAGTTCCACAGaatttgtctttcttctgctaaAGCTCCCACTAGAGTTGTTACATATGAGTGTTTATATAGAGAAATAGACAGAGTAAATGAGAGGAGAAATTGAGTAAAATGAGGAGAGAGGACTGGCactaaaaaagttgaattggGGTGGGgtcatttataattatataatagttgaaatagttttaactttattgtattttaattcaaaatcatcccTCAAACTACTCACATTTTCTTTagtataaaaagtaaaatgaaaagcataggattaaaataaagcaaagttgaagtaaaaaacaaaagtagtatttaaacttcaaaaacaatgtttGGCTCAAGAACTCAAAGTTAGAACAGAAGATTCATTATCTATTTCCTgttctttggatttgatgttttattaaCCTCTTATCTCTTCAGTTACACAACTAAACCACACCTTACAACTTCACTTCTCGGTTGAAATGATGGGAGAAGTTTTTCTAAATACTCCTTGATCCTACAACTAGATTAATGTAGAGTTTTGAGTGGGTAAATGGCACAATTTCTGCAGTGATATGATACAAATCCATTTCTCAGTAAAAATGAAGACTTTGGAgtttaaagagagagagagagagtactTGATGACAAAGTTGCTCAGTTCCCAAAGATGTCAGAAGCAGAGAAgaggtttggtttggtttggtttgtgttgtgtttgattttacaaaaagaaaaacaactgCTTTGCTTCACATGTCAAGGGAATCCACTCtgtttccttttaatttaacattttttgaataaagtaatgtaaaaagaaagagataatGGGGTATTGGGGTTCTCTCgtttcttcactttcttcaATGATCCAATTAATGACTGCTCCCCATTTTAGATTCTTCCTCGAGAACTCAAAACCTGCtactcatttattttatctttttttctcattttcttgcCTGAttacacattttaaattttaattacaagttCTAGATCTGATGGAGCTGGGACGTggtatagaaaaatatttgattaattgatGTGTTTGTTATATGAAATGAGACTTCAGAGTGGAATATATGTTGTTACCGGAATTTATGGGCTTCACTAGAGACAGAGATTTGAGGGGAAAATGGCATAAAATAGATCAAGGAAGAGAGATAATCTCTGCTCATACTTTTTCATTATCTTAGTTGAGTTGACTATAGTGTAAGATTTGTGCTTTATAGATACAATTCAAATCACACCTCAATTTCTCGTACTCTCTATACTCGAGggatttttaatatttagataGGTAAGCTACTAGATTTATcatgttaattaaattgataaataatcaAGTAATGTTacgtttattttataaatctttgtattagttattttcttatattttttcttcgaAACTCAACTCTCTCATGTCTCCCTACAGACTCGTAcaccttttattttgttttaaattaaaatattgagaacaatgtgtaaaattaaaagctatatatatatatatatatgatagaaCTCATACATTGGTATTAGCATCTATGTCGAGATGAAATAAAACTaacgaaaaataaaattaagaacaacTCATATAGAACATAAATATTCACACGACTAACAAGTTTAATCAAGTTGATTAAATATAGAAACTATCCAAACATAATTGTAATGACAACAACTaaagtaaactttttttaaaaaagagaagctTTTTATACGTtgcaaatatcaaatttgctatttttaactattatcaaaaaaggaaaatgatttaattaatggTGCATTCAGTGAGAGTTAATTTAGGATTTATATTGATTGATGATGAAAGtaataagaagagaaagatTGACACGTGTGGAGCAGGGTAAATAGTCGGTGAAGAAAGTAGTGAACACACGTTTGGCATAACACATTGATCTTTTTGGCATCAACGGCTAGCATTGCTTTATTCCACTTTTTGGATCTGACTGTGCAACGGCTCTGCTTCTGATTACACACACGTGAACAAAGTTCAAATCACATTTCCCTTTATACCCTtactttttccctttttttactttttacccCAAAAGAAATATCCACTCTTTGCTCCCACCGACACCTAACCTACGTCttcaaatcatattctatagtttttatttacataTCTTATTTTTAACGTTGAAAAAGTTAACTATTTTGATCTCTTATAATTagttactttttaaaagtataaggTACGGTGTTGGATGCAACATCATTCAGAATACTCGAGGTAGTGTTAGAAATCGTCGGTGTTGATCGTTGAGCTGAGTAAGGTGGTGGGTTTGCTTGCTTAGCTTCGATtgatacattttatttataaatcttGAATGAATAGACCTATACTAATGTACTAGTCACGCATGATTTGTCCATGTCTTTTTAAGTGAAATGTTGGTTACATCTTTTTAGGGTTGAACTACTTCTCAATTCCGCTAAGAGTCTTGGAATTTTTATCCACCTCTTTTGTCACTTGGACTTGGAAGACTCTACGAGTTGATGAGCACTATATAGTATACATTgcattgaaaatatttctccAAGATTCAAAAAAGAtctaagaagaaaataaatttttttgaaatagttatTTTAGTAATCGTTGAAAGAACTAAGTTCACTCAATTTAAGTAGAAAGTTATCGTAAGTTTATGAACTAATATAACTAATTTGAAACCTCTTATTTAAAACTCATTGACCACAAAagttgtctttttcttttttaacatgaTCCAATTTACACTAATGGATTGTTCACCACAGATCTAATGctttctttaaagaaataataaacaatgAATGATAATAATACTACAAAAGGAATAATGAATGTAGAAAAAGACATTCTTAGATCTGTGAGAAGAAACCAAggaatatttaaatgatttgaatcCAAAGTATGGAAGCCCACAAGCATCCTCTTTAATTACTTACATCCTACTAAGTGTCATATACAAAAGTGGTTCCTTTCTATATAGATATTGtctatgttttaaatattaacttaatatgtattaaataaatgtcaaaGTAGCAATTTATAACTATCTATTGCCATCCATATGTCACAATATGACACACTATTAGTATTTTTGTAAGTCACTACCTACTTATCATTTTACCTATAAATAGAGGTCTTTTAGTGTTAGTAAGTGATACATATTGGatgaatttcaaaagaaattagagataGGAGAATTTTGGataatcttttattattattagtattattattatttatttttaaatattatacttTATTGACTATAAAGTTGCAttaaaattctatattttacaTAGTGAAAAtcacaataaaacaaaagcaatTCACGTGGTTCTGttcttataatattaaaaatgtcatGCCTACACATAACTATGATCACAATATTAGTAGTTAAtgatttcatgtttttttatttataaaatgagcATGTAGACGGTTCGTTTTAATCGGTATCTGTTTCCGGGCCTAGAAACAGATCTTTCTAACTAAAGTAACAAATTTGGGCCTGGGCTTAGATTTAGGCCTCAATATCTTTTTACTGGCCCAAAGGCCCGTTAGAACATAAGCAATTATGATTGAAATATGCTCAATGCTAGGAGTCTACAGATtctattacaaataaattatagaagTTATCATCTATAAACGTTTATCTcgactttgctatatttatatattttttaaaaatattgctatgtaattcattattatttattgtaattgtttatattgttaaattgatatttgaagaatGGTCTAGATTATTGATTAAGCATATGAAAATTTAggattttcaatcaattcaattcataAGTCTTACATCATCACCATCCAATTTTGGACGACACACGGATTCACAATAGTTCGGGTCATACACAAGAATAGCTCCGCCAATCACCCATTTTCCCGCCCCGAGAGAAAACGAGCTGCAACGGCGTcgtttcaattcaattttgttcatCCCGAGCGCCAAACTGAAGAAAAAGGATAAAGAAATCAGAGAAGAGTTGATAGTAGAAAGAATCGGGTACATCGTTCTTCaagttttgaatttcatttctcTCCTTCTTGTTTCAATGTGGAAATTGGATCGGGTGCGATTGGCCGATTCAGGTACTTTTCTATTATCAATCCgcgtttcttcttctattttgttCATCGATGATGTTTATCGTTTTGTTTTCTGTTCCATTCTTTCCGTGTAGATGGAGATGGTCGTGTTACTGGAAATGATGCTATACAGTTCTTCTCCATGTCTCATCTTTCTCGCGTCGAGCTCAAACAGGTAtctcatttgtttttcttttagattatTGAGTTAATAGTTCGATCTAGCTCTGACGCCTCGATGGATAGAGTATTGTGATTTGTCTTAGTTGcgaatattttaattgatgttAAGTTTAATCTAACTTCGATGTGTTTCGTGGTGAATATCAGTATTCGAAACTTCCTTTATCTGAATGAGAATTCAAGAAActtgtttatttctttatttagtCAATTATCGTATTTACTCTGATTTGTTTTGTGATCAGAGATTTTCGTTTGgttttgttcttaaaaaaattgtgctTATTGtttctctatctttttttcGTACTCACGATTGAGAAGTTTTTTAATGGCAAACTTAGGAGtattttaactatatataGATACACTGgatttattgaatttagtaTATGCCTGTgctctcttttcctttctttgtaTGACACGGGGTTTACTTATTTGAGTGTATACTATGTATTGGATTCTGTGGTTACATCATTTGCCCTTTTGCCTTTTCTACGATGCCAAGTGAAACTAACGTGATATTTCATATCATGTTTAATGGTTTGGGCTGGTGCAGACTCCAAACGACAGGGATATTTAGGGTTCAACGAGTTCGTTACGGCCATGCAGGTTTTATACTACTTATTTGGATTTTATTACATTAACCAATACCCAGATGTTTTTctaattctaaatattgttttcattACAACCAGCTAATTTCTTTAGCACAAGCAGGGTATGACCTGGACTCAGATATCCTCAAGAACGCAGGCAAGACATCTTAACAATTCAAAGTTTCTTTGGCTTTTATTCTTGGAGTGTAACTGATTAATTTCTGTTCTGGATCAAGACATCAAATAATTCAGACATCTTATGCCAGAGCCTTTAATTTTATGCCATGTCTGAATTTATCAGTTGTATATTAGATctattgatttgtttttactttatCTTCCTCTAATCCTCGAAATGTGACAGTGCTCTCGTTGTATATAATTCAAGAAGAAACGTAGTCTAAGCAATTTTTTTGTAGACTGCCCAGGTGAGAATATTGAGATTCAGGGACCGTAATTCTTTCTAACCGGTTAATTCATCCTCTAATGGTTGGTTCCTTGATTGACTTTATTGAATGTTATTGAACTAgattatttgaaaactattaGTGAAAAGTTATAACAGGCAGAATGGATAAAATCTGGTTTGTAGATTGTAAACAGAAAGCGGTTTGTTTGAATTCAAACTTTGTATTCATGTGCTTACATAACACCTTGCAATGCAAAGGCACTACTTGCTTATTGTTCATTATACATTGACACCCTTCTGCTTCCTTACAGCTGGCATGGAGGAAATTAAACTTCCAGTGCCAGAAGGGTTGGACGCTTTAGCTGTTGTAAGTACTCACTCCTTGACAGTGTTGAATTTCCATTGAAATATAGATAAATTAATGTAAGATATCATTTTGCTGATACGCTTTTCAGAAAACTAAGAGATTAGCAATATCTAGTCAACCTGAGACAAATGGTTAGAAAATTACTGATCATTGAATTTCCATAATAAAATTGCCAACTCGGTCTctgatttaaattgatactcTGCCAATATAGGAACTTTTCAACCTATGCCCCCACCATCGACTCCATGGTTTGCTTCAAAATCTGGGAGCAAGGTATTATGggttcttttttccatttttgagcattaactaaaaaaagttctcaaaattttgaattctaacAAAACTTTGCATTAGCAATGCACCTACAGAGTTGAGATgctatataatattattattatatgtatgtatatattttactcATAAGGATTTTTGAAGTTCTTCGGAGACTTTGGGATGTCATAGCCAAACAAGAACTTCAAAAATTCTTAtgagtaaaatatatatataaatacatataatagCAATATTACATAGCATTTCAATCTTTGTAGTTGGATTGTTACTTGCAATGAAGCAAAGTTTCgttagaattcaaaattttgggaacttttttctttatccattttattttaagttaatgcTCAAATGTATGTGTATCTCTTGATTGGGCATTTTGGTGTATTCTTCAATGTTTTGGGTTTATAGAACAATGGGATTTTTCGTAGTACATTCCATGAATGAGAAtagttgtttttgttcttttttcactGAGAGTTCATGAGAAGTTTGTgggtttattatatttattaaggGTAGTTTCTATCCtggttatttttttctttatggttttcaaaaaagaaaagaagagagtaatatataggaaaataaatatggttataaaagttaataacTTTTAGAGATGTAGATATATGTTTTAACTAGTTGAATTATAGGtagatggaagaaaaagaaaaatagaatgaaTGATATATGATGGGTTGATGATGACAAAGaataagagaagagaagagagagagagagaaagggatGTAACATTGGTGGCTCAAACTCAGTGAATTTAGGGGAAACTTCTGGTGGGGTTCTTATGATATGTCCAACCAAAGCAACCTACCCTCAAGTCTTGTCACTTTCTAACCTActgttctttatttatatatatgtatatatatatcttattttataattcataatatatttttctcactaattctctctttcaattaattcatttaattcccttctaatttttcttatttgtctTTGGATTTTTTCAAACTCTAACCCCCCGTTAGTTATTTTTGGAGACGTTTGCACAGCTAAAATCTAATTAGAACTAATTATTGGAATATGTGTTAAATTAAGgggaggaaaaaaatgtgACTATAAATTGTGAAAATGGTGGAAGATAgagtttaaatgaaaattgttgaaacGGAATCAATTTTTGATAACAATTTGGCTCAAAAGGCTCGTTCAAACcataaatttgtattatattaCATTCCATTCAAACATCCCTAATCATTGTCCAGAAGAATTTACCACTGcccttttatttcttttcc
This genomic interval carries:
- the LOC101219392 gene encoding thaumatin-like protein; translation: MTRVSLRSVVALTLYTLFTSHISVLVSATTITFYNKCSHPVWPGIQPSAGKPLLARGGFKLPPNKSYNLQLPALWSGRFWGRHGCAFDASGRGKCATGDCGGSLFCNGIGGTPPATLAEITLGNDQDFYDVSLVDGYNLAISITPSKGSGKCSYAGCVSDLNMMCPVGLQVRSHDNRRVVACKSACFAFNSPRYCCTGRFGNPQSCKPTAYSKIFKTACPKAYSYAYDDPTSIATCTGGNYLVTFCPHHG
- the LOC105434818 gene encoding uncharacterized protein LOC105434818 isoform X2, with amino-acid sequence MEMVVLLEMMLYSSSPCLIFLASSSNRLQTTGIFRVQRVRYGHAGYDLDSDILKNAAGMEEIKLPVPEGLDALAVELFNLCPHHRLHGLLQNLGARYYGFFFPFLSIN
- the LOC105434818 gene encoding EH domain-containing protein 2-like isoform X1, encoding MEMVVLLEMMLYSSSPCLIFLASSSNRLQTTGIFRVQRVRYGHAGYDLDSDILKNAAGMEEIKLPVPEGLDALAVKTKRLAISSQPETNGTFQPMPPPSTPWFASKSGSKVLWVLFSIFEH
- the LOC105434818 gene encoding EH domain-containing protein 2-like isoform X3; this translates as MQLISLAQAGYDLDSDILKNAAGMEEIKLPVPEGLDALAVKTKRLAISSQPETNGTFQPMPPPSTPWFASKSGSKVLWVLFSIFEH